One genomic window of Deltaproteobacteria bacterium HGW-Deltaproteobacteria-6 includes the following:
- a CDS encoding ABC transporter, with amino-acid sequence MTSNIIQKELLGISAVWWREFKVFWREKSRIVSSFVQPMMWLFLFGSGIGASLSVGDVNYRDYIYPGILTMSVIFGSVFFGLYIIWDRKLDVLKAVLVAPVTRISIFFGKVLGGCTDVLLQVMILFAFSFLFPAVNPWGIPLALLILLITSIALVSLGLALGSLLESLEGFQVISSFLIFPLFFLSGALFPVDDRLPSWLQVLVKINPLSYTVDGVRGALLGMHTYPFYVDLGIITFFAAAMLVLGSILFSRMK; translated from the coding sequence ATGACCTCCAATATTATTCAAAAAGAGCTTCTGGGTATTTCCGCCGTCTGGTGGCGGGAGTTCAAAGTTTTCTGGCGCGAAAAAAGCAGAATCGTCTCCAGTTTTGTGCAGCCGATGATGTGGCTGTTTCTGTTCGGCAGCGGCATCGGCGCCAGCCTTTCCGTAGGCGACGTCAACTATCGCGACTACATTTATCCGGGCATTCTGACCATGTCGGTCATCTTCGGTTCCGTATTTTTCGGCCTCTATATCATCTGGGACCGCAAACTCGATGTCTTGAAGGCTGTTCTGGTCGCACCGGTGACGCGCATCAGCATTTTTTTCGGGAAAGTCCTCGGCGGCTGCACCGACGTCCTCTTGCAGGTTATGATCCTTTTTGCCTTCTCGTTTCTTTTCCCGGCGGTCAATCCCTGGGGCATTCCCCTGGCCTTGCTGATTTTGCTCATCACCTCGATTGCTCTGGTATCACTGGGTCTGGCGCTGGGCTCCCTGCTGGAGAGCCTGGAAGGATTTCAGGTGATTTCCTCCTTTCTGATTTTCCCGCTCTTCTTTTTATCCGGCGCGCTGTTTCCGGTGGATGACCGGCTGCCGTCCTGGCTGCAGGTCCTGGTGAAAATCAATCCCCTCAGTTACACCGTGGACGGTGTCCGCGGCGCGCTCCTGGGCATGCACACCTATCCGTTCTATGTTGACCTGGGAATCATCACGTTCTTTGCCGCAGCCATGCTGGTTTTGGGGAGCATTTTGTTCAGCCGGATGAAATGA